The following are encoded in a window of Pseudalgibacter alginicilyticus genomic DNA:
- the nqrE gene encoding NADH:ubiquinone reductase (Na(+)-transporting) subunit E, translated as MEHIELFFKSIFIDNMVFATFLGMCSYLAVSKKVSTAVGLGAAVIFVLAITVPLNWLLDQYLLQPGALKWLGAEYVDYDLSFLSFIMFIATIATMVQLVEIIVEKFSPSLYNSLGIFLPLIAVNCAILGGSLFMQSREIQSLGLAFNYGIGSGIGWFLAILAIAAIREKIRYSNVPPALRGLGITFIITGLMAIGFMSFGGMLTGGDEEAPKEETTVSIEKESIENVTFSTVQTSEDKEIANNIKVNE; from the coding sequence ATGGAACATATAGAATTATTTTTCAAATCAATATTTATAGATAATATGGTATTTGCCACGTTCTTAGGAATGTGTTCTTACCTTGCTGTATCTAAAAAAGTAAGTACAGCCGTTGGTCTTGGAGCTGCGGTAATATTTGTATTAGCAATTACCGTACCTTTAAACTGGTTATTAGATCAATACCTTTTACAACCAGGCGCTTTAAAATGGTTAGGTGCTGAGTATGTAGATTACGATTTAAGTTTCTTATCATTCATCATGTTTATTGCAACTATTGCTACTATGGTGCAATTGGTTGAGATTATTGTTGAGAAGTTTTCACCATCATTATATAACTCATTGGGTATCTTTTTACCATTAATAGCAGTTAACTGTGCTATTTTGGGGGGGTCATTGTTTATGCAATCTCGCGAAATTCAATCATTAGGATTGGCGTTTAATTACGGAATAGGTTCAGGTATCGGCTGGTTTTTAGCAATTCTTGCCATTGCTGCTATTCGTGAAAAAATTAGATATTCAAATGTACCGCCAGCATTACGTGGTTTAGGAATTACCTTTATTATTACAGGATTAATGGCTATTGGTTTTATGAGTTTTGGAGGTATGTTAACAGGGGGTGATGAAGAAGCACCTAAAGAAGAAACTACTGTTTCTATAGAAAAAGAATCAATAGAAAATGTCACGTTTAGCACAGTCCAAACGTCTGAAGATAAAGAGATAGCTAACAACATAAAAGTAAATGAGTAA
- a CDS encoding NADH:ubiquinone reductase (Na(+)-transporting) subunit D, with protein sequence MGLLSKKDAKLITDPLADDNPITIQVLGICSALAITAELKASIVMAVSVLFVLGIGNVVISLMRNIIPSKIRIIVQLVVVAALVIIVDQVLKAFAYELSKTLSVFVGLIITNCIIMGRFEAFALANGPWKSFLDGIGNSLGYGVILIIVGFFRELLGSGTLLGFKVLGDPIEKTGLYAIGYENNGFMLLSPMALIVVGIIIWVQRTRNKALVEDH encoded by the coding sequence ATGGGACTTTTATCAAAAAAAGACGCAAAGTTAATCACAGATCCATTAGCGGATGACAATCCAATTACTATTCAAGTACTTGGTATTTGTTCAGCGTTAGCAATTACAGCAGAATTGAAAGCTTCTATTGTAATGGCAGTATCTGTATTGTTTGTTTTGGGAATTGGGAATGTAGTTATTTCTTTAATGCGAAATATTATTCCTTCTAAAATTAGAATTATTGTACAATTGGTTGTAGTTGCTGCTTTGGTAATTATTGTAGATCAAGTTTTGAAAGCCTTTGCTTACGAGTTGAGTAAAACGCTATCTGTATTTGTTGGATTAATTATTACCAACTGTATCATCATGGGGCGTTTTGAGGCTTTTGCATTAGCTAATGGTCCTTGGAAGTCTTTTTTAGATGGCATTGGGAACTCTTTAGGATATGGTGTTATTTTAATTATAGTAGGGTTTTTTAGAGAGCTTTTAGGATCTGGAACTTTATTAGGATTTAAAGTGTTAGGTGATCCAATTGAAAAAACAGGATTGTATGCTATTGGATATGAAAATAATGGATTTATGTTATTATCACCTATGGCATTAATTGTTGTAGGAATCATTATTTGGGTACAACGGACAAGAAATAAAGCATTAGTAGAAGATCATTAA
- a CDS encoding NADH:ubiquinone reductase (Na(+)-transporting) subunit B produces the protein MNLKTRLHILKRKYRDSKWAPAFNALHTFLYLPNETTHHGTHIKVADDLKRTMNTVIMALVPCLIFGMFNAGYQHYLAVGDIQAVTGGFFSSEFWTLDNFLVGFWKIIPLVIVSYGVGLGIEFLFAIIKKHEVEEGYLVTGMLVPLIVPIDIPLWMLAVAVVFGVVIGKEVFGGTGMNILNPALTIRAFLFFAYPTWMSGDKVWVEGAVERTNEIAAGANLDAISGETILGSLAQGQDITHSVADMFFGFIPGSVGETSALLILLGGLFLIFTKIGSWRIMLSSVLGAVVMGLIFNQVVDAGIITESSKFYGLMSTTWWHHLLIGGFAFGTVYMATDPVTASQTNKGKWIYGFLIGFLSILIRVFNPAYPEGVMLAILLMNVFAPTIDHYVVQGNVKRRMKRVKVKTA, from the coding sequence ATGAATTTAAAAACTAGATTACATATCTTAAAAAGAAAGTATAGAGATTCTAAATGGGCGCCAGCGTTCAATGCACTTCATACATTTCTTTATTTACCAAATGAGACAACTCATCATGGTACACATATTAAAGTAGCCGACGATTTAAAACGAACCATGAACACCGTTATTATGGCCTTGGTTCCTTGTTTAATTTTCGGGATGTTTAACGCAGGATATCAACATTACTTAGCGGTAGGCGATATTCAAGCAGTAACAGGAGGCTTTTTTAGTAGCGAATTTTGGACATTGGATAACTTTTTAGTTGGTTTTTGGAAAATCATACCGTTAGTTATTGTGTCTTATGGTGTTGGTTTAGGAATTGAATTCCTTTTTGCCATCATTAAAAAACACGAAGTTGAAGAGGGATATTTGGTAACAGGGATGCTTGTGCCACTTATTGTTCCTATTGATATTCCACTTTGGATGTTGGCTGTAGCTGTTGTGTTTGGTGTTGTTATAGGAAAAGAAGTTTTTGGAGGAACAGGCATGAATATTCTAAATCCAGCCTTAACTATCCGTGCCTTTTTATTTTTTGCGTATCCAACGTGGATGAGTGGTGATAAAGTTTGGGTGGAAGGTGCCGTTGAAAGAACTAATGAAATAGCTGCAGGAGCAAATTTAGATGCCATTTCAGGTGAAACTATTTTAGGAAGTTTAGCTCAAGGACAAGATATAACTCATTCTGTAGCTGATATGTTTTTTGGTTTTATTCCTGGTTCAGTAGGCGAAACATCAGCTTTATTGATTTTGTTAGGCGGTTTATTCCTAATATTCACAAAAATAGGAAGTTGGAGAATCATGTTGTCATCTGTACTTGGAGCTGTAGTAATGGGCTTGATATTTAATCAAGTGGTAGATGCTGGTATCATTACAGAAAGTAGCAAGTTTTACGGGTTAATGAGTACCACATGGTGGCATCATTTATTAATTGGTGGATTTGCTTTTGGTACGGTATATATGGCTACAGATCCTGTTACTGCATCACAAACTAATAAAGGGAAATGGATTTACGGTTTTTTAATTGGGTTTTTATCGATCTTAATCCGTGTGTTTAATCCTGCCTACCCAGAAGGGGTAATGTTGGCCATTCTATTAATGAACGTTTTTGCTCCAACTATAGATCATTATGTGGTTCAAGGCAACGTTAAGAGAAGAATGAAACGTGTAAAAGTTAAAACAGCTTAA
- a CDS encoding Na(+)-translocating NADH-quinone reductase subunit A, translating to MSNDIRIKKGLDIKLKGEADKTVEQAVISNFFTVRPEDFHGVIPKLVAKEGTSVEAGGTLFFDKSYEDIKFSSPVSGKVIEVVRGPKRRIDAIKILADKTQTYQDNGVFDIDAAKPEALKAHLLASGCWPFIKQRPYDVIANPDKTPKAIFISGYASAPLVADLDFTLSGKEAELQAALNALSKLTEGKVHVSVGKNSNSPLAGLSGITIHTVSGPHPSGNVGTLINKVDPVNKGEVVWTVNAQDLVVIGELLLTGKFNAERIVALAGSSVEKPRYFKTKLGSEVATMIYDKGINKKDHPRIISGSVLSGKHIKPDGYLDYYSNTITVIPEGDDYELFGWNKPVFDKVSTTRAFTFSWLFPNKEYDLNTNTNGEHRAFVTTGNYEEVFPLDIFPLQILKACMYSDLDEMEALGMYEVAPEDFALTEFICVSKQPHQQIIRKGLDVMLKEIG from the coding sequence ATGTCAAACGACATTCGCATTAAAAAAGGTCTGGACATTAAACTAAAAGGTGAAGCTGATAAAACTGTTGAACAAGCCGTTATTAGTAATTTTTTCACCGTTAGGCCAGAAGATTTTCACGGCGTTATTCCTAAACTTGTTGCAAAGGAAGGAACTTCAGTAGAGGCTGGAGGGACTTTGTTTTTCGATAAGTCTTATGAGGATATTAAATTTTCATCGCCGGTTTCAGGAAAAGTAATTGAAGTGGTTCGAGGACCAAAAAGACGCATTGATGCTATTAAGATTTTAGCAGATAAAACTCAGACATATCAAGATAATGGTGTGTTTGATATAGATGCAGCAAAACCTGAGGCACTAAAAGCACACTTATTAGCATCAGGATGTTGGCCGTTTATAAAACAACGTCCTTATGATGTAATTGCTAATCCTGATAAAACGCCAAAAGCTATTTTTATTTCTGGATACGCTAGTGCACCATTAGTAGCTGATTTAGATTTTACACTAAGTGGAAAAGAAGCCGAATTACAAGCTGCTTTGAACGCTTTAAGTAAATTAACGGAGGGTAAAGTACACGTAAGTGTAGGTAAAAATTCAAATTCGCCTTTAGCAGGTTTGTCAGGCATTACTATACACACCGTGTCTGGACCACATCCATCAGGGAATGTTGGAACTTTAATTAATAAAGTAGATCCTGTTAATAAAGGAGAGGTTGTATGGACAGTAAATGCTCAAGACCTTGTTGTTATTGGTGAATTACTGTTGACAGGTAAGTTTAATGCTGAACGTATTGTTGCTTTAGCGGGCTCTTCTGTTGAAAAACCTAGATATTTCAAAACGAAATTAGGGAGTGAAGTAGCTACCATGATTTATGATAAAGGTATCAACAAAAAAGACCATCCACGTATCATTTCTGGTAGTGTGTTGTCTGGTAAGCATATTAAACCTGACGGTTATTTAGATTATTATAGCAATACCATTACTGTTATTCCAGAAGGTGATGATTATGAGTTGTTTGGGTGGAATAAGCCTGTTTTTGATAAAGTATCTACAACCAGAGCTTTTACATTTTCTTGGTTGTTCCCAAATAAAGAGTACGATTTAAATACCAATACAAATGGTGAGCATCGTGCATTTGTAACTACTGGAAATTATGAGGAAGTATTTCCTTTAGATATTTTTCCATTACAGATATTAAAAGCTTGTATGTATAGTGATTTAGACGAAATGGAAGCTTTAGGTATGTATGAAGTAGCACCTGAAGATTTTGCACTCACAGAATTTATTTGTGTGTCTAAACAACCACATCAACAGATTATTAGAAAAGGATTAGATGTAATGCTAAAAGAAATAGGATAA
- a CDS encoding ABC transporter permease — protein MTKNTKTSKAGLGWLFKMAWRDGKSSWKKLILFMASIVLGIAAVVSIQSFSLNLKNNISSQSKSLMGSDFKIDSDKAPNKAVWAIMDSLGGADAREINFPSMVAFPKSDASKLVRIRGIEGGFPFYGTMETEPASASSNYQQKGTALVDATVMLQFSLKVGDSIKVGTTILPIGGSLKSVPGSNAIFSTMAPPVIIPYNFIENSGLVKIGSRLDYEFYFIAKPTTNLQALNDAIGKKLKAEDADLDIHTSTSNRLGKRYDNFGKFLNLVAFIALLLGCIGIASAVHIYIKEKLRSVAILKCIGASKKQTFIIYLIQIAMIGLIGGVLGTLTGVFLQQLFPLLLEGLLPVDVQITLAPQAIFIGILLGVFMSVLFALYPLIGTIYISPLQALRIQENTNSKSTKAGIIVLGLIFGFIFLFAFWILNNFKYAMGFLGMIVITFSVLGGIAHSIMLITKRNFPHSWGFLARTSLLNLYRPQNQTLILIITIGVGTFLISNLYFSKDLLLSQANFETETTSANMILLDIQEDQTENVAATITNKSHTIIDNIPIITMRVHSINNKMVNDIRKDSTSRIRGWVLNHEFRATYRDSLIESETITEGKFIPVITSNELVPVSISNNFADDAKVNVGDKITFNVQGVLIDTEVGSIRIVDWRRMQLNFNVLFPKGVLENAPQFRVLSTNVPNEEASAILQQDLVTKFPNISILDFRQILNVVEKLLDKIGWIINFMAFFSILTGIIVLIGAVRTSKHQRVKESVLLRTLGAKSNQILKIIALEYTFLGVIGSLTGILLSLISSQFLALWIFETPFTPSIIPFLMLFPFITFLVLSIGISNSRKVINNPPLEVLRKESL, from the coding sequence ATGACAAAAAACACTAAAACTTCAAAAGCTGGTTTGGGTTGGTTATTCAAAATGGCATGGCGAGACGGTAAATCTAGCTGGAAAAAGTTAATCCTTTTTATGGCTTCTATCGTACTTGGTATTGCTGCTGTTGTATCAATTCAATCATTTAGTTTAAACTTAAAAAATAATATTTCTTCACAATCTAAATCATTAATGGGAAGTGATTTTAAGATTGATAGTGACAAAGCTCCTAATAAGGCTGTATGGGCTATAATGGATTCTTTAGGTGGTGCAGATGCCCGTGAAATCAATTTCCCTTCTATGGTAGCCTTTCCTAAAAGTGATGCGTCAAAATTAGTTAGAATACGTGGTATTGAAGGTGGTTTCCCATTTTATGGCACTATGGAAACTGAGCCCGCATCTGCCTCATCAAACTACCAACAAAAAGGAACTGCTTTAGTTGATGCTACTGTGATGCTTCAATTTTCATTAAAAGTTGGAGATTCTATAAAAGTAGGAACCACTATCCTACCCATAGGAGGTTCTTTAAAATCTGTTCCTGGCAGCAATGCAATATTTAGTACCATGGCGCCCCCTGTTATTATTCCTTATAATTTCATTGAAAATTCTGGATTAGTAAAAATTGGTAGCCGGTTGGATTATGAGTTTTATTTTATTGCTAAACCAACAACTAATTTACAGGCATTAAATGATGCTATAGGAAAGAAACTAAAAGCAGAAGATGCCGATTTAGATATACATACTAGTACTAGTAACCGTCTGGGAAAACGTTATGATAACTTTGGTAAATTTCTTAATCTTGTAGCTTTTATTGCTTTATTATTAGGTTGTATTGGCATAGCTAGTGCCGTTCATATTTATATTAAAGAAAAACTACGCTCTGTTGCTATTTTAAAATGTATTGGTGCCAGTAAAAAACAAACCTTTATAATTTATCTCATCCAAATTGCTATGATAGGTTTAATTGGAGGTGTTTTAGGGACTCTGACAGGCGTTTTTTTACAGCAATTATTCCCTTTACTTTTAGAAGGTCTTCTGCCAGTAGATGTTCAAATAACATTAGCACCACAAGCTATTTTCATAGGTATATTATTAGGTGTTTTCATGTCTGTTTTATTTGCACTGTACCCGTTAATTGGCACCATATACATATCGCCATTGCAAGCACTTCGTATTCAGGAAAACACAAATTCTAAATCTACAAAAGCGGGTATTATAGTTTTAGGCTTAATATTTGGTTTTATTTTTTTGTTTGCGTTTTGGATACTAAATAACTTTAAATATGCTATGGGTTTTTTAGGTATGATTGTAATAACCTTTTCCGTATTAGGAGGTATTGCCCATAGTATTATGTTAATTACAAAAAGAAACTTCCCTCACTCTTGGGGGTTTTTAGCACGTACTAGTTTACTAAACTTATACCGCCCTCAAAATCAAACCTTAATTTTAATAATAACAATTGGAGTAGGTACTTTTTTGATTAGCAACTTATACTTTAGCAAAGATCTTTTACTATCTCAAGCTAACTTTGAGACAGAAACAACTAGTGCCAACATGATATTGCTTGATATTCAAGAGGACCAAACTGAGAATGTTGCAGCCACCATAACAAATAAATCGCACACCATAATTGACAACATTCCTATTATAACCATGCGAGTTCATAGTATAAACAATAAAATGGTTAATGATATACGTAAAGATTCAACTTCAAGAATAAGAGGCTGGGTATTGAATCATGAATTTAGAGCTACTTATCGTGATTCTCTAATAGAATCTGAAACCATAACAGAAGGCAAATTTATTCCAGTAATCACATCTAATGAATTAGTACCCGTATCCATTAGTAATAATTTTGCAGATGATGCCAAAGTGAACGTGGGGGATAAAATCACCTTTAATGTACAAGGTGTATTAATTGATACCGAAGTAGGTAGTATTAGAATTGTAGATTGGAGACGCATGCAATTAAACTTTAATGTATTATTTCCTAAAGGTGTTTTAGAAAATGCTCCACAATTTAGAGTTTTATCTACCAATGTTCCTAACGAAGAAGCATCTGCAATTTTACAACAAGATCTTGTAACTAAATTCCCAAACATATCTATATTGGATTTTCGTCAAATATTAAATGTTGTAGAAAAACTTTTAGATAAAATTGGTTGGATTATCAATTTTATGGCCTTTTTTAGTATTCTTACAGGTATTATAGTACTTATAGGTGCTGTACGTACAAGTAAACATCAACGTGTTAAAGAAAGTGTTTTACTAAGAACACTAGGAGCGAAAAGTAATCAAATACTCAAAATAATAGCCTTAGAGTACACTTTTTTAGGTGTTATAGGAAGTTTAACAGGTATTTTACTTTCTCTAATAAGCAGTCAGTTTTTAGCCTTATGGATTTTTGAAACGCCATTTACGCCATCAATTATTCCATTTTTGATGCTCTTTCCATTTATCACGTTTTTGGTCTTAAGTATTGGTATATCAAATAGTAGAAAGGTTATTAACAACCCTCCATTAGAAGTTTTAAGAAAAGAGAGTTTATAA
- a CDS encoding Na(+)-translocating NADH-quinone reductase subunit C: MSNKTDSNTYTILFAIGMVVVVGALLAFTAASLKPNIAENQRVEKQQNILYAMGVNNNEGGSANFISTANTPDAFQENIKEQLVLTVDANGAIIKTQTREEYFNEAKQEPYLIDIKKQKTNAKNGEPRLLPLFVGEKEGKTYYIAPIYGKGLWDAIWGYVALNDDMVVQGAYFDHKGETPGLGANIKERFFMDDFIGEHLLDDSGVFKGITVAKGNADPKNDNKTDNEVDAIAGATITGDGVTAMIKSDLKLYKPYFDNLKNN, encoded by the coding sequence ATGAGTAACAAAACAGATTCAAATACATATACAATACTATTCGCTATTGGAATGGTTGTAGTTGTTGGAGCTTTATTAGCTTTCACAGCAGCTTCACTTAAGCCTAATATAGCAGAAAATCAGCGTGTTGAAAAACAACAAAATATTCTTTATGCCATGGGTGTAAATAATAATGAAGGTGGTAGTGCCAATTTTATTTCTACAGCAAATACTCCTGATGCTTTTCAAGAAAATATTAAAGAACAGTTGGTGTTAACAGTGGATGCTAATGGAGCTATTATAAAAACACAAACCCGTGAAGAGTATTTTAATGAGGCAAAACAAGAGCCGTATTTAATAGATATAAAAAAGCAAAAAACAAATGCTAAAAATGGTGAGCCAAGGTTATTACCATTGTTTGTTGGTGAAAAAGAAGGTAAAACCTATTATATAGCTCCTATTTATGGAAAAGGGCTATGGGATGCCATTTGGGGGTATGTAGCACTAAATGATGATATGGTAGTGCAAGGTGCTTATTTTGATCATAAAGGAGAAACGCCTGGCTTAGGAGCCAACATCAAAGAACGTTTTTTTATGGATGACTTTATTGGCGAACATTTGTTGGATGACTCAGGTGTTTTTAAAGGTATAACTGTTGCTAAAGGTAATGCAGATCCAAAAAACGATAACAAAACAGATAATGAAGTTGACGCCATTGCAGGTGCAACTATTACAGGAGATGGGGTTACAGCTATGATTAAAAGCGATTTGAAACTTTACAAACCTTATTTCGATAATTTAAAAAATAATTAA
- the nqrF gene encoding NADH:ubiquinone reductase (Na(+)-transporting) subunit F — MILAAGTLGTIVATVTAFLIITLLLVTLLLVVKQKLSPSGPVKITINGEKEIEVASGGSLLSTLGNNKIFLPSACGGGGTCIQCECHVLEGGGEALPTETPHFTRKELQHGARLACQVKVKQDMNITIPEEVFGIKKWEAVVVRNYNVASFIKEFVVEIPEDMGYKAGGYIQIEIPPCEVKYSDMDITAHPEEHDTPDKFKEEWDKFKLWPLVMKNTETVERAYSMASYPAEGREIMLNVRVACPPFDRAKGGWMDVNPGVASSYIFNQKPGDKVTISGPYGEFFINESESEMLYVGGGAGMAPMRSHLYHLFRTLKTGRKVTYWYGGRSKRELFYLDHFYQLEKDFPNFRFFLALSEPLPEDNWKVKEDIDSPGDGFVGFIHNCVIDNYLSKHESPEDIELYFCGPPLMNKAVQKMGEDFGIPDEHIRFDDFGG; from the coding sequence ATGATTTTAGCCGCAGGTACATTAGGAACAATTGTAGCAACAGTAACAGCTTTTTTAATCATTACGTTGTTGTTGGTAACGTTATTATTAGTTGTAAAACAAAAATTATCACCATCAGGTCCCGTTAAAATTACAATTAATGGTGAAAAAGAAATAGAAGTAGCTTCTGGAGGAAGTTTGCTTTCTACTTTAGGTAACAATAAAATATTTTTACCATCAGCTTGTGGTGGTGGTGGTACATGTATTCAATGTGAATGTCATGTATTGGAAGGTGGGGGAGAAGCACTTCCAACAGAAACACCTCACTTTACGCGTAAAGAATTGCAGCATGGTGCACGTTTGGCATGTCAGGTAAAAGTAAAACAGGACATGAATATTACCATTCCTGAAGAGGTATTTGGTATTAAAAAATGGGAAGCTGTTGTTGTTCGTAATTATAACGTAGCATCTTTTATTAAGGAATTTGTTGTTGAGATTCCAGAAGATATGGGGTATAAAGCTGGCGGTTATATTCAAATTGAAATTCCTCCATGTGAAGTGAAATATTCTGACATGGATATTACAGCACATCCAGAAGAACACGATACACCAGATAAGTTTAAAGAAGAATGGGACAAGTTTAAACTTTGGCCATTAGTAATGAAAAATACCGAAACAGTTGAGAGAGCTTATTCCATGGCTTCTTACCCTGCAGAAGGACGTGAAATTATGTTGAATGTTCGTGTAGCTTGTCCACCATTTGACCGTGCTAAAGGTGGCTGGATGGATGTTAATCCAGGTGTGGCATCATCATATATATTTAATCAAAAACCAGGCGATAAAGTAACAATTTCTGGTCCTTATGGAGAATTCTTTATCAACGAATCCGAAAGTGAAATGCTTTACGTTGGTGGTGGTGCTGGTATGGCACCAATGCGTTCACACTTGTATCATTTATTCAGAACATTAAAAACTGGTAGAAAAGTTACTTATTGGTATGGTGGACGTTCTAAACGTGAATTATTCTACTTAGATCATTTTTATCAATTAGAAAAAGATTTTCCGAATTTTAGATTTTTCTTAGCACTTTCTGAGCCTTTGCCAGAAGATAATTGGAAAGTAAAAGAAGATATTGATTCACCAGGCGATGGTTTTGTAGGGTTTATTCACAATTGTGTGATTGATAACTATTTAAGTAAACACGAATCACCAGAAGATATTGAATTGTATTTCTGTGGACCTCCATTAATGAATAAAGCAGTTCAGAAAATGGGAGAAGATTTTGGTATCCCAGATGAGCATATACGTTTTGATGACTTTGGTGGATAA